One stretch of Acidobacteriota bacterium DNA includes these proteins:
- the tgt gene encoding tRNA guanosine(34) transglycosylase Tgt has translation MASESIFTLRAEDGGVRRGEVSTGHGEFQTPVFMPVGTSGTVKALTSRDLHEIGAQIILGNTYHLYLRPGPHIIKGQGGLAAFMGWRGPTLTDSGGFQVFSLKDINSITDEGVEFQSHIDGSRHLFTPEKVMEIQHTIGADIIMVFDECVPYPADSSAAALGVKRTYDWARRCRARLSELNPDSGGRPALFGIVQGSVYKDLRSQSAQQIVDLDFAGNAIGGLSVGESKEEMEATLAHTIAYLPKDRPRYLMGVGYPEDILMAVSYGVDMFDCVLPTRNARTGQVFTSEGPLVYRNAEFASDDRPLDPNCDCRVCRTYSRAYLRHLYNQSEITGMVLASYHSSYFFQKLLRNIRKSIEDGCFEMFRKEFLWTYLAGDG, from the coding sequence TTGGCTAGCGAGTCGATATTCACGCTCAGGGCCGAGGACGGCGGCGTACGCCGTGGCGAAGTGTCAACCGGCCACGGAGAATTCCAGACGCCCGTCTTCATGCCGGTCGGGACCTCCGGAACCGTCAAGGCGCTGACCTCCCGTGATCTCCACGAGATCGGGGCCCAGATCATCCTCGGCAATACGTATCACTTGTATCTCCGTCCGGGTCCTCACATCATCAAGGGGCAGGGCGGGCTGGCTGCATTTATGGGATGGCGCGGTCCGACCCTTACCGACAGTGGTGGATTCCAGGTGTTTTCCCTCAAGGACATTAACAGCATCACCGATGAGGGTGTGGAATTCCAGTCTCATATTGACGGCAGTCGGCACCTGTTCACGCCCGAGAAGGTCATGGAAATACAGCATACCATCGGCGCCGACATTATCATGGTGTTCGATGAATGCGTCCCCTATCCGGCTGACAGCTCGGCGGCCGCCCTGGGTGTGAAACGAACCTACGACTGGGCGCGGCGATGCCGGGCCAGGCTTTCCGAACTCAACCCGGACTCAGGCGGGCGGCCCGCCCTTTTCGGAATCGTGCAGGGATCGGTGTACAAGGACCTACGCAGTCAGTCGGCCCAACAGATTGTCGACCTCGACTTCGCCGGCAACGCCATCGGCGGGCTCTCGGTAGGGGAGAGCAAGGAAGAGATGGAGGCGACCCTGGCCCACACCATCGCGTACCTGCCCAAAGACAGGCCGCGCTACCTGATGGGCGTCGGGTACCCCGAGGACATTCTCATGGCCGTGTCATACGGCGTGGATATGTTTGACTGCGTGCTTCCCACGCGCAACGCCCGCACCGGTCAGGTGTTTACTTCTGAAGGTCCGCTCGTTTATCGCAACGCTGAGTTTGCGTCCGATGATCGGCCGCTCGACCCGAACTGCGACTGCCGCGTGTGCCGGACATACAGCCGGGCGTACCTGCGCCACCTGTATAACCAGTCGGAGATCACCGGCATGGTGCTGGCCTCGTATCATTCGAGCTACTTCTTCCAGAAACTGCTGCGCAATATCCGGAAATCCATCGAGGACGGCTGTTTCGAGATGTTTCGGAAGGAATTCCTCTGGACGTACCTGGCGGGCGACGGATAA
- a CDS encoding DUF494 family protein, translating to MDNRILEIVFYLMDYLHENHEQASSISDVSLDLKGLGYSDEEITRAYYWILDHLQGASERLYSSFPGECRSTRILTDLERSYLSAEAHGFLIKLAGINVIDSEQFESVLDRVALFGQHPVSLEQLKFIVTVLAFGAHTDIDNRVLLDDESDPPACVN from the coding sequence TTGGACAACCGGATACTTGAAATTGTCTTCTACCTCATGGATTACCTGCACGAAAATCACGAACAGGCATCCAGCATCAGCGACGTCTCCCTTGATCTCAAAGGCCTCGGCTATTCCGATGAGGAGATCACGCGCGCTTACTACTGGATTCTCGATCACCTGCAGGGTGCCAGCGAACGGCTCTATTCATCGTTCCCCGGTGAGTGCCGGTCGACCAGAATCCTGACCGACCTGGAACGCTCCTACCTTTCTGCGGAAGCTCACGGATTTCTCATCAAGCTGGCCGGCATCAACGTAATCGATAGTGAACAATTCGAATCGGTTCTCGATCGCGTGGCGCTCTTCGGGCAGCACCCGGTGTCTCTTGAACAGCTCAAGTTCATTGTTACGGTGCTCGCGTTCGGTGCGCACACTGACATAGATAACCGGGTTCTCCTTGACGATGAATCCGATCCGCCGGCCTGCGTCAACTGA
- the radA gene encoding DNA repair protein RadA produces the protein MIRGEQKLKTAYFCSRCGAAHPKWQGQCRECGAWNSLIEERVAARKKTNAASSSAEAVRMTDITDPLVRGYQSGIAEFDRVLGGQLLPGMTVLVAGDPGIGKSTLLLQVAEAYSRQGTPVLYVTGEESLPQIKSRARRLAVTGENIDVVNDTSLEAILAVAEKGRFGVVLVDSIQTVSCAQFASPPGTVAQVREAAGALIAMAKASGKSLFLVGHVTKDGIIAGPKVLEHMVDTVISFEGDSSHLYRVLRATKNRFGSVLEIGLFEMTSSGLAEVANPSSLFLGERAASGAVVAGICEGTRPLLVEVQALVTSSSYGTPQRVAGGIDGKKLSLLLAILEKRCGYPMAANDVFVSLAGGLKVFETALDLPVVTAIVSSLKNRPVDPKTVVIGEIGLSGEVRGVAAIDQRAAEAAKLGFTTVVLPQANLAQVVGTSIKLAGVKDLQSALDIVLG, from the coding sequence ATGATACGAGGAGAACAAAAGCTCAAGACCGCGTACTTCTGCTCGCGGTGCGGTGCCGCACATCCCAAGTGGCAGGGGCAGTGCCGGGAATGCGGCGCGTGGAACAGCCTTATCGAGGAGCGCGTGGCCGCACGGAAGAAGACGAACGCGGCGAGTTCATCCGCCGAGGCGGTCAGAATGACGGATATCACCGATCCGCTGGTCAGGGGGTACCAATCGGGTATCGCCGAGTTTGATCGCGTCCTCGGGGGCCAACTGCTGCCCGGAATGACCGTGCTCGTTGCCGGAGACCCGGGCATCGGCAAGTCGACCCTCCTGTTGCAGGTGGCCGAAGCTTACTCGCGTCAGGGCACACCCGTGCTCTACGTTACGGGCGAAGAATCCCTTCCTCAGATCAAATCGCGTGCCCGCCGCCTGGCCGTAACCGGTGAGAATATCGACGTTGTTAATGACACTTCGCTCGAGGCTATTCTCGCCGTCGCCGAAAAAGGACGGTTCGGCGTCGTGCTGGTGGATTCCATCCAGACCGTCTCCTGCGCCCAGTTTGCCTCACCCCCGGGCACTGTAGCGCAGGTGCGTGAAGCGGCTGGCGCCCTTATCGCCATGGCCAAGGCGAGCGGCAAGTCACTCTTCCTGGTCGGTCACGTGACCAAGGACGGCATCATCGCCGGTCCGAAGGTCCTCGAACACATGGTGGACACGGTCATTTCGTTTGAGGGAGACTCGTCTCATTTGTACCGGGTGCTGCGCGCCACCAAGAACCGCTTCGGCTCGGTCCTGGAAATCGGCCTGTTTGAAATGACCTCCTCCGGGCTGGCGGAGGTGGCCAATCCGTCGTCCCTGTTCCTGGGCGAGCGGGCCGCATCGGGCGCCGTCGTGGCCGGCATCTGCGAGGGGACACGGCCGCTCCTGGTCGAGGTCCAGGCGCTGGTTACGTCCTCCAGCTACGGGACTCCGCAGCGCGTGGCGGGCGGCATCGACGGTAAGAAACTGTCTCTGCTGCTGGCTATCCTGGAAAAACGTTGCGGCTATCCCATGGCCGCCAACGACGTTTTCGTTTCGCTTGCCGGCGGCCTGAAAGTCTTTGAAACCGCTCTCGATCTGCCGGTTGTCACGGCCATTGTATCGTCGCTGAAGAACAGGCCGGTTGACCCCAAAACGGTGGTCATCGGCGAGATCGGGCTATCCGGCGAGGTACGGGGTGTCGCCGCCATCGATCAGCGCGCGGCCGAGGCGGCCAAGCTTGGCTTCACAACCGTGGTGCTCCCCCAGGCAAATCTGGCGCAGGTCGTCGGCACGTCGATCAAGCTTGCGGGAGTGAAAGACCTGCAGTCGGCACTGGATATCGTCCTTGGCTAG
- a CDS encoding ABC transporter permease, whose amino-acid sequence MQYGLTTVVGRRGVSLINRLGGLSLLLFRFATSLKDIPRSLRLIIEQFYSIGVRSLPLIIVISIFIGAVSAWQAAYQFKFIGAPLRLLGQAVGKAVVIELAPVLSALVFAGRVGAGITAEMGTMRVTEQIDALDAMGINPVRYLVLPRVLACLIMVPMLVIFANFIAIMGGLVVAVLGVDISPETFLNGFKDSFKVSDFLGGLTKAAVFGLLVGLVGCQEGFRAEGGAEGVGAATTTSVVVSCVLILVFNFIFAMVLFRI is encoded by the coding sequence ATGCAGTATGGACTTACGACGGTCGTGGGCCGTCGCGGCGTCAGTCTCATTAACCGACTCGGTGGTCTGTCTCTACTGCTGTTCAGGTTTGCCACCTCGCTGAAAGACATTCCGCGTTCCCTCCGGCTAATCATCGAGCAGTTCTATTCGATCGGCGTGCGTTCTCTTCCACTGATCATCGTAATCTCCATTTTCATCGGGGCCGTGTCGGCGTGGCAGGCGGCCTATCAGTTCAAGTTCATCGGCGCGCCGCTTCGGCTTCTGGGGCAGGCGGTGGGTAAGGCCGTGGTGATAGAGCTGGCGCCGGTGTTATCCGCCCTTGTGTTTGCCGGTCGCGTAGGCGCCGGGATCACCGCCGAGATGGGCACCATGCGCGTCACGGAGCAGATCGACGCCCTGGATGCGATGGGTATCAACCCGGTGCGCTACCTGGTTCTGCCGCGCGTGCTGGCCTGCCTGATTATGGTTCCGATGCTGGTCATTTTTGCCAATTTCATTGCCATTATGGGCGGGTTGGTGGTGGCCGTGCTGGGGGTAGACATCTCGCCGGAAACGTTTCTCAACGGGTTCAAGGATTCGTTCAAGGTGAGCGATTTCCTGGGCGGGCTTACCAAGGCCGCCGTCTTCGGGCTTCTGGTCGGTCTGGTCGGTTGCCAGGAGGGCTTTCGCGCCGAAGGCGGGGCGGAAGGGGTGGGGGCGGCCACAACCACGTCTGTAGTGGTCTCGTGCGTACTGATTCTCGTGTTCAATTTCATATTCGCGATGGTGCTCTTCAGAATCTGA
- a CDS encoding Calx-beta domain-containing protein: MPHRIFRMVLPALLVTAVGCSDDEESPSSPGGNDLPTVSVNDQTVTEGNTAVFSVSLSFTTGADVVFHYATLNGTAVAGSDFAAIPLMTDTVPAGAPFVPVLIAILDDDEVEPVESFSLVLSGVTGARFADSIGVATILDDDVMSYAADVRGILTASCALVGCHGQGSSSGGMTLAQLQYDSVMVATGTNTGGKVVVAGNSSASTLYTKTLPTDDPLFPFPNRMPQSRPPLTVEQQHRIRDWIDQGARDN; the protein is encoded by the coding sequence ATGCCGCACAGAATTTTCAGAATGGTCCTGCCCGCGCTGCTGGTGACGGCGGTCGGATGCTCGGATGACGAGGAGTCGCCTTCTTCGCCCGGCGGAAACGACCTGCCGACCGTCTCCGTTAACGACCAGACCGTAACCGAAGGGAACACGGCGGTGTTTTCGGTGAGTCTCAGCTTTACCACCGGCGCCGACGTCGTTTTTCACTATGCGACACTCAACGGAACGGCCGTCGCCGGGAGCGATTTTGCGGCTATCCCCCTTATGACCGACACCGTCCCGGCGGGCGCACCTTTTGTCCCGGTTCTTATTGCCATCCTGGATGACGACGAAGTCGAGCCCGTCGAGTCGTTCAGCCTGGTGCTGAGCGGCGTGACAGGGGCTCGATTCGCCGATTCCATCGGTGTCGCCACAATCCTGGACGATGACGTCATGAGCTACGCGGCCGACGTGCGCGGTATTCTGACGGCGAGTTGCGCCCTGGTCGGGTGCCACGGGCAGGGCAGCAGTTCCGGCGGCATGACTCTGGCTCAGCTACAATATGACTCGGTCATGGTTGCCACCGGCACGAATACCGGTGGAAAGGTCGTTGTTGCCGGGAACAGCAGTGCCAGTACCCTGTATACCAAAACGCTTCCGACCGACGATCCTTTGTTCCCCTTTCCGAATCGCATGCCCCAGTCTCGGCCTCCTCTGACTGTCGAGCAACAGCACCGAATCCGCGACTGGATAGACCAGGGGGCGCGCGATAACTGA
- a CDS encoding uracil-DNA glycosylase, with amino-acid sequence MRKKPANLQELFRRALSSQIDLGMGEVVLGGRPALGPRLPEALATAKKKVIPAGEAIEEFSRNRIGDGDDQQMMISLSQEASYGSLEEHCQAICECQRCALGRTRTKFVYGVGNPHADLMFIGEAPGAEEDRLGEPFVGRAGKLLDRILEAIQMSRDQVYIGNILKCRPPGNRDPQPDEMALCLPYLQEQIRLIEPKLLCLLGRVAAQVLLKTTTPLGKLRGRWFDFQGVPAMVTYHPAALLRFQAYKKDCWADMQMLKARHDELT; translated from the coding sequence ATGCGAAAGAAACCGGCTAACTTGCAGGAGCTGTTCCGGCGGGCCCTTTCGTCCCAGATTGATCTCGGCATGGGCGAGGTCGTTCTGGGCGGCCGGCCGGCCCTCGGCCCGCGACTGCCCGAAGCCCTTGCCACTGCCAAGAAGAAGGTCATCCCGGCCGGCGAGGCAATCGAGGAATTCAGTCGGAACCGGATCGGTGACGGCGATGATCAACAGATGATGATATCGCTCTCCCAGGAGGCGTCGTACGGGTCGCTTGAGGAGCATTGCCAGGCCATCTGCGAATGCCAGCGCTGCGCTCTCGGCCGCACGCGCACAAAGTTCGTCTATGGGGTGGGCAATCCCCACGCCGACCTGATGTTTATCGGCGAGGCGCCGGGCGCCGAGGAGGACCGCCTGGGGGAACCGTTTGTGGGCCGGGCGGGAAAGTTGCTCGATCGCATTCTCGAAGCCATCCAGATGTCTCGTGACCAGGTGTATATCGGTAACATTCTCAAGTGCCGCCCGCCCGGTAACCGTGACCCGCAACCCGATGAGATGGCCCTGTGCCTGCCGTACCTGCAGGAGCAGATTCGCCTGATAGAGCCGAAGCTGCTGTGCCTGCTCGGACGGGTGGCGGCCCAGGTATTGCTCAAGACGACTACTCCGCTGGGCAAGCTTCGCGGCCGCTGGTTTGACTTTCAGGGCGTTCCGGCCATGGTCACGTACCATCCCGCGGCCCTGCTCCGATTTCAGGCGTACAAGAAAGACTGCTGGGCCGACATGCAAATGCTCAAGGCCCGCCACGACGAGTTGACCTGA
- the purH gene encoding bifunctional phosphoribosylaminoimidazolecarboxamide formyltransferase/IMP cyclohydrolase: MSELIKIKRALVSVSDKTGVVELAGELEKAGVEILSTGGTMKLLREAGIHVISVSTFTGCPEVMDGRVKTLHPKVHAGILCRRDNPEDIRELAELDSKAIDLVVVNLYPFRETVARPDSTHEDVVENIDIGGPSMLRSAAKNYAGVTVVVDPSLYADLLSELATNDGATSLEFRRRCAARAFAVTSVYDTAIAGYFSGLSRSGKAAFPRDMVLSYVRRSGLRYGENPHQAASLYADDGYPGPTLLRAEILGGRELSYNNYGDLDACLDMLLDFSEPFACVVKHANPCGAAVGSTPAEAYRLAYESDPLSAFGSIIGLNKAVDLETAELLHGTHFVECILAPGFAPEALKLLKKKRNRRLLELGQIAAGRPDGGKVLRYLRGGLLVQEEDTLETSESDLKVVTKRSPTADEVGSLLFAWKVVRHTKSNAIVLAKNRATVGIGMGQTSRVDSGFMAVKRAGDRAGGAVMASDAFFPMADGIEVATNAGVTAIIQPGGSKGDEEAIAAADHAGAAMVFTGVRHFKH, encoded by the coding sequence ATGAGTGAGCTTATAAAGATCAAGCGCGCACTTGTTTCCGTGTCGGACAAGACAGGCGTGGTTGAGTTGGCCGGGGAACTGGAGAAGGCGGGCGTTGAAATCCTGTCCACCGGCGGCACCATGAAACTGCTGCGGGAAGCCGGGATCCACGTGATCTCCGTCTCCACCTTCACCGGCTGCCCGGAAGTGATGGATGGTCGCGTGAAAACGCTTCATCCCAAGGTCCACGCAGGGATACTGTGCCGCCGGGATAACCCCGAAGACATCAGAGAGCTTGCCGAGCTGGATTCAAAAGCCATTGACCTCGTCGTTGTCAACCTGTATCCCTTCCGTGAGACGGTCGCCCGGCCGGACTCGACCCATGAAGACGTCGTTGAAAACATCGACATCGGCGGTCCCTCAATGCTGCGCTCGGCGGCCAAGAACTACGCGGGCGTGACCGTAGTCGTGGACCCGTCACTGTACGCAGACCTGCTGTCGGAACTTGCGACCAATGACGGTGCCACCAGCCTGGAGTTCCGGAGGCGCTGTGCGGCACGGGCTTTCGCCGTGACGTCGGTGTATGATACGGCCATTGCCGGTTACTTCTCGGGTCTCAGCCGGAGCGGCAAGGCCGCGTTTCCCCGCGATATGGTCCTGTCGTACGTCCGACGGTCCGGACTTCGGTACGGAGAGAATCCGCACCAGGCGGCGTCTCTCTATGCCGATGACGGCTATCCTGGTCCCACGCTGCTGAGGGCCGAGATCCTTGGCGGCAGGGAACTGTCGTACAACAACTATGGTGACCTTGACGCCTGCCTGGACATGCTGCTCGATTTCTCCGAGCCCTTTGCCTGCGTTGTCAAGCACGCCAACCCGTGCGGCGCCGCCGTCGGCTCCACGCCGGCCGAGGCTTACCGCCTCGCCTACGAGAGCGACCCGCTGTCGGCCTTCGGTTCCATTATCGGGCTAAACAAGGCGGTCGATTTAGAGACTGCAGAACTGCTGCACGGCACGCACTTCGTGGAGTGCATTCTCGCGCCCGGGTTTGCACCCGAGGCCCTGAAGCTCCTCAAGAAGAAGCGGAACCGCCGGCTGCTGGAACTGGGTCAGATAGCGGCGGGACGCCCGGACGGCGGGAAGGTCCTTCGCTACCTGCGCGGCGGTCTGCTGGTTCAGGAGGAGGACACTCTGGAAACTTCCGAATCCGACCTCAAAGTTGTTACTAAACGCTCCCCGACGGCCGACGAAGTCGGCTCACTCCTGTTTGCCTGGAAGGTGGTGAGGCATACCAAGTCAAACGCTATCGTGCTGGCGAAGAACCGGGCCACGGTCGGCATCGGTATGGGCCAGACCTCGCGTGTGGATTCCGGCTTCATGGCGGTCAAGCGCGCCGGCGACCGTGCCGGGGGGGCCGTCATGGCCTCTGATGCCTTTTTCCCGATGGCCGACGGCATTGAGGTGGCTACGAATGCCGGGGTCACGGCCATCATCCAGCCGGGCGGTTCCAAGGGAGACGAAGAAGCCATCGCCGCGGCCGATCACGCAGGAGCAGCCATGGTCTTCACGGGTGTCAGGCATTTCAAGCATTAG
- the dnaB gene encoding replicative DNA helicase — MAYRTQSRKQDAHLEPPQSLDAEQAVLGSILKDAEAINSVIEVIDSPHHFYSPRHQIIYQVMLDLYGQTQPCDITTVANGLAGKGSLDKTGGRVYLVELIEQVASTANVARHAEIVLEKSILRSLISTSDEISHSCYLQEHPVEELLDYAEANIFDISEKRLRKGFVAVKDLVQPTFERIEEFQHSGTGFGLRTGYDEVDALTNGLHNGDLIVVAGRPSMGKTSLALNIAEHVAIVLKKGVGVFSVEMSKEALTLRLISTRARISQQRIRAGKASEKEMHRLTLAGGTLAASEIFLDDSATLSSLEMRAKARRLKAQHDVGMIIVDYIQLMYSSGRTENRQQEIALITRSMKALAKELDIPVVAISQLSRQVEQRGGDKRPQLSDLRESGAIEQDADVVMFVYRPEFYLSPDDRDNPKNEAKLGVAEIIVAKQRNGETGTVKLRWFKEFTKFENLERHHRELPPGAEPVSGSDVPF; from the coding sequence ATGGCGTATCGCACACAGTCACGGAAGCAGGACGCGCACCTGGAGCCGCCTCAGTCACTCGATGCCGAGCAGGCCGTCCTGGGATCTATCCTCAAGGATGCCGAGGCCATCAACAGTGTCATCGAAGTCATCGACAGCCCGCACCATTTTTACTCTCCACGGCACCAGATCATATACCAGGTTATGCTGGACCTGTACGGCCAGACGCAGCCGTGCGACATCACCACCGTCGCCAACGGTCTTGCCGGCAAGGGATCACTGGACAAGACCGGCGGAAGGGTCTATCTGGTCGAGCTTATAGAGCAGGTGGCGTCGACGGCCAACGTCGCGCGCCACGCCGAAATCGTTCTCGAGAAATCGATCCTTCGTTCGCTTATTAGTACCTCCGATGAAATCTCCCACAGCTGTTACCTCCAGGAACACCCCGTCGAGGAGTTGCTGGACTATGCCGAGGCGAACATTTTCGACATCTCCGAAAAGCGGCTGCGCAAGGGATTCGTGGCGGTGAAGGATCTGGTCCAGCCGACCTTCGAGCGGATAGAGGAATTCCAGCATTCCGGCACCGGCTTCGGCCTGCGAACCGGGTACGACGAGGTTGATGCGCTGACCAACGGTCTTCACAACGGCGACCTGATAGTAGTGGCCGGGCGACCATCAATGGGAAAGACATCGCTTGCCCTCAATATCGCCGAGCACGTGGCTATCGTGCTCAAGAAGGGGGTGGGCGTTTTCTCGGTTGAAATGTCCAAAGAAGCCCTCACGCTGCGTCTGATCAGCACCCGTGCCAGGATCAGCCAGCAACGCATACGCGCCGGCAAAGCCTCGGAAAAGGAGATGCATCGGTTGACACTGGCCGGCGGAACGCTGGCCGCGTCCGAGATCTTCCTTGACGATTCGGCTACGCTCTCGTCGCTGGAAATGAGGGCCAAGGCCCGGCGGCTCAAGGCGCAGCATGATGTCGGCATGATCATTGTGGACTACATCCAGCTAATGTACAGTTCCGGTCGGACGGAGAACCGCCAGCAGGAGATAGCCCTGATCACGCGCAGCATGAAGGCGCTGGCCAAGGAGCTGGACATCCCGGTGGTGGCTATCTCGCAGTTGTCGCGCCAGGTCGAGCAGCGCGGCGGTGACAAGCGCCCCCAGCTTTCGGACCTCCGCGAATCGGGTGCTATCGAGCAGGACGCCGACGTGGTCATGTTTGTGTATCGGCCGGAGTTCTATTTGTCGCCTGACGATCGCGATAATCCCAAGAACGAGGCAAAGCTGGGCGTGGCTGAAATCATCGTGGCCAAGCAGCGGAACGGCGAAACGGGCACGGTCAAGCTCCGCTGGTTCAAAGAATTCACCAAGTTCGAGAACCTCGAACGTCACCATCGCGAGCTGCCTCCGGGCGCTGAACCTGTCAGCGGGTCGGACGTGCCCTTTTAG
- a CDS encoding ABC transporter ATP-binding protein, protein MAYIRIDNLVKQFDTQTVLDGVSMDINRGESIVVIGQSGCGKSVLLKHLLRLLTPTRGTVVFDGQDIFSLNQAGLDVVRRRIGLLFQSAALFDSLTVAENVGLGLKESRRYAKHEIRDIVQAKLELVGLASSFDMYPAELSGGMRKRVGLARAIATDPEVLLYDEPTTGLDPIRADMINRLIVELNQKLHVTSIAVTHDMRSAYKIADRIVMLYEGKVEFDGTPDETRSTDNPIVRQFITGQAEGPIQVG, encoded by the coding sequence ATGGCCTATATACGGATTGACAACCTGGTCAAGCAATTCGACACTCAAACGGTGCTCGACGGCGTCAGCATGGACATAAACAGGGGCGAGTCCATCGTCGTCATCGGTCAGTCCGGATGCGGCAAGTCCGTGCTGCTCAAACATCTCCTCCGCTTGCTTACTCCCACCCGAGGGACGGTCGTTTTTGATGGTCAGGACATCTTCTCACTGAATCAGGCCGGGCTTGACGTGGTGCGACGCCGCATCGGCCTGCTGTTCCAGTCCGCCGCGCTGTTTGATTCGCTGACGGTGGCGGAGAACGTCGGTCTCGGGTTGAAGGAATCGCGACGTTACGCCAAACACGAAATACGGGACATCGTACAGGCGAAACTGGAGTTGGTGGGGCTGGCCTCCAGTTTCGATATGTATCCGGCGGAACTCTCCGGCGGCATGCGCAAGCGAGTCGGCCTGGCCCGGGCGATTGCCACCGATCCGGAGGTGCTGCTGTATGATGAGCCGACCACCGGCCTCGATCCCATCAGGGCGGACATGATTAACCGGCTGATTGTCGAGTTGAACCAGAAACTGCACGTCACCTCAATCGCCGTAACTCACGATATGAGGTCGGCCTACAAGATTGCCGACCGGATAGTCATGCTGTACGAGGGTAAGGTCGAGTTCGACGGCACGCCGGACGAAACGCGCTCGACGGACAACCCGATTGTCCGGCAGTTCATTACCGGTCAGGCCGAGGGCCCGATTCAGGTAGGATGA
- the coaBC gene encoding bifunctional phosphopantothenoylcysteine decarboxylase/phosphopantothenate--cysteine ligase CoaBC: MSLKGKKIITGMTGGIACYKIPYLVRSLVREEAEVRVIMTPNATRFITPLTMETVSNNPVAVEMFPENRFVSTHHIDLAEWPDLFVIAPATANFMGKVAGGICDDLLTTVICASPRPVIVAPAMNPGMWDNPVTRKNADYLKQLKYQIIGPAEGEMACDHWGIGRMVEPDALLKAVKDFFKKTSKKKALSGKRVLVTAGPCREPLDPVRFLSNRSSGRMGHALARAAAELGAETTLVSGPTALDAPVGVDFVSIETTAELFKAVSRRFKRTDVLIMAAAPADFRPAAVSSQKIKKQRAALSMQLERTTDILATLGLKKKSGQILVGFAVETENGEANARRKLREKNLDLIVLNNPCDAGAAFEHETNQVTVLSPGRRAERWPLMAKDALSVKLLEKVARML, encoded by the coding sequence ATGTCCCTGAAAGGCAAGAAGATCATTACGGGCATGACCGGGGGGATTGCCTGCTACAAGATTCCATACCTGGTCCGCTCTCTGGTGCGCGAGGAGGCCGAAGTGCGCGTGATTATGACGCCGAACGCCACCAGGTTCATCACGCCACTGACGATGGAGACGGTGTCGAACAACCCGGTCGCGGTGGAGATGTTCCCGGAAAACAGGTTCGTCTCCACGCACCATATAGATCTTGCCGAATGGCCGGATCTCTTTGTGATCGCTCCGGCCACGGCCAACTTTATGGGTAAGGTGGCCGGCGGAATTTGTGACGATCTTCTGACCACCGTTATCTGTGCGTCGCCGCGGCCCGTGATAGTGGCGCCGGCCATGAACCCCGGCATGTGGGACAACCCGGTGACCAGGAAAAATGCGGACTACCTCAAGCAATTGAAATATCAGATCATCGGACCGGCCGAAGGGGAGATGGCCTGTGATCACTGGGGCATCGGCCGCATGGTCGAACCGGATGCGCTCCTGAAAGCCGTCAAAGACTTCTTCAAGAAGACCTCAAAAAAAAAAGCCCTGAGCGGTAAGAGGGTTCTCGTAACGGCCGGACCCTGCCGCGAGCCGCTCGATCCGGTCCGCTTTCTTTCCAATCGCTCCTCCGGCAGAATGGGTCACGCCCTGGCCCGGGCAGCGGCCGAACTCGGCGCCGAGACAACGCTTGTTTCCGGCCCGACGGCACTGGATGCCCCGGTGGGTGTAGACTTCGTCTCGATCGAGACGACGGCGGAGTTGTTCAAGGCCGTGAGCCGTCGGTTCAAGCGGACGGATGTCCTGATCATGGCGGCGGCGCCGGCTGATTTCAGACCCGCGGCCGTAAGCTCTCAGAAAATCAAGAAGCAGCGTGCCGCCCTGTCGATGCAGCTGGAGCGCACGACCGATATTCTTGCCACCCTGGGCCTGAAGAAAAAGTCGGGACAGATACTGGTCGGCTTTGCCGTGGAAACGGAGAACGGTGAAGCCAATGCCCGCAGGAAACTTAGAGAGAAGAACCTGGACCTGATCGTGCTCAACAATCCGTGCGACGCCGGCGCGGCCTTCGAGCACGAAACAAATCAGGTCACGGTTCTCTCGCCCGGCCGCAGGGCCGAACGCTGGCCTCTGATGGCGAAGGATGCGTTGTCCGTAAAACTGCTTGAAAAAGTGGCCCGCATGCTGTAA